A region of Polyangiaceae bacterium DNA encodes the following proteins:
- a CDS encoding PEGA domain-containing protein: MPPDREAILARRALFVASALAGIATPSRADGPETCPTREPPSAEDKAAARALYEEGMRALQSDDPARAAELWRKAYERTRLPKLLLYLADAEQKAGDVASAHAHLTELVRCADSPATLQLAQTELAKLEEVTAALTLEGGVPGARVEIDGKPVGALPLSATLRLAPGRHEVRLVVELCELARSIELSPGTTQVIHFEPDCEPRVCLQPCLSPPPPPPPEALPRLGIGAGTLGYIAARRPPGSEPGIAIGARIEAFYAAPVGDAFVLQLGLASLPAGSSEGALVPVGADVAFAVAPGALRLGLGVTSGWMFAAAKRSQDDTWRPRSSFFLHPYLQPVGFRASDHVEGGLQVGLLLGTWANARDEAFRAGFVTTSLFVRIYLGEREREWEDVAKR; this comes from the coding sequence ATGCCGCCGGACCGCGAAGCCATCCTGGCGCGCCGCGCGCTGTTCGTGGCGTCGGCCCTGGCCGGGATCGCCACGCCCAGTCGAGCGGACGGGCCCGAGACGTGTCCAACCCGCGAGCCGCCCAGCGCGGAGGACAAGGCGGCCGCCAGGGCGCTCTACGAGGAAGGCATGCGGGCTCTCCAGAGCGACGATCCGGCCCGCGCCGCCGAGCTCTGGCGCAAGGCCTACGAGCGGACGCGGCTGCCCAAGCTCTTGCTCTACCTGGCCGACGCGGAACAGAAGGCGGGCGACGTCGCCAGCGCGCACGCACACCTCACGGAGCTCGTGCGTTGTGCCGATTCACCCGCGACGCTGCAGCTCGCTCAGACCGAGCTGGCGAAGCTCGAGGAAGTCACCGCGGCGCTGACGCTGGAAGGCGGTGTGCCCGGCGCGCGCGTCGAGATCGACGGCAAGCCGGTCGGCGCGCTCCCGCTCTCCGCGACGCTCAGGCTCGCACCGGGAAGACACGAGGTTCGGCTGGTCGTCGAGCTCTGCGAGCTCGCGCGGAGCATCGAGCTTTCCCCGGGCACCACGCAGGTGATCCACTTCGAGCCGGACTGCGAGCCGCGCGTGTGCCTGCAGCCCTGCCTGTCGCCGCCGCCACCGCCGCCGCCGGAGGCGTTGCCTCGGCTCGGCATCGGAGCCGGCACCCTGGGCTACATCGCTGCGCGCCGGCCGCCGGGCTCGGAGCCCGGCATCGCCATCGGTGCGCGAATCGAGGCGTTCTACGCCGCGCCGGTCGGCGACGCCTTCGTGCTGCAGCTGGGCCTCGCGAGCTTGCCGGCGGGGAGCAGCGAAGGCGCGCTGGTCCCAGTGGGCGCCGACGTCGCGTTCGCGGTGGCGCCGGGAGCCCTGCGCCTGGGGTTGGGCGTGACGAGCGGCTGGATGTTCGCGGCTGCGAAGCGCTCGCAGGACGACACCTGGCGCCCGCGCTCGTCGTTCTTCCTGCACCCGTACCTTCAACCCGTGGGCTTCCGCGCCAGCGATCACGTCGAAGGCGGACTGCAGGTGGGGCTCCTGCTGGGCACCTGGGCCAACGCGCGCGACGAGGCGTTTCGGGCGGGCTTCGTCACCACCAGCTTGTTCGTGCGGATCTACCTCGGCGAGCGCGAGCGCGAGTGGGAAGACGTGGCGAAGCGCTAG
- a CDS encoding right-handed parallel beta-helix repeat-containing protein yields MIQASPKIRLLLTCAALPLALGVACGDDDASSKGSGGAGGAGGSVSGGGGAGAGGGGASGGSGATGGSAGASGGSAGAGGASGGSAGSDGGTTDASDAGDAGGMGVYVDCVNGSDTTGNGTLSTPFKTIEKAAGVAAKGDVVTILDGKCDETTEPKFNQANGTVDFPDGVGVKAQNAGKVTLQGGTPFRSAGFKFVGSGSVTGLSFVRFGRAISASSGTLGVHETSFDDVYQGRPLELSGSVVATLTPGALTNYIGTNQHGIALLQGSAKLTVTGGAVSGALDSGISGDSLFAVRDASELVLTGVTLADNKLSGIAARNTAKVRVTSSSTIKNTASVACCGQSSIRLQDTALLEVTDSKIEAAPAPAILIDDVSATGSAKQTVNLSNSSITGSTHGILSLSTSGALPTVSLDGVAIANNGTGISLQSGGVLVIKASTINDNKTPCGPGIYLGKASAVSSLELRSTQVKNNCTAGIQFLGAAGSSIDLGRGNSLGQNTITGNGTSGVGGLTVETAAAIVAYAAGNTWNPSVQAASASGTYAVPTGQNKLDVTGAQIGQNYAIKGSAAASIVVRLAENACIPQATCN; encoded by the coding sequence ATGATCCAGGCTTCACCCAAGATCCGACTGCTCCTGACTTGTGCTGCGCTGCCGCTCGCCCTGGGCGTTGCCTGTGGAGACGACGATGCCTCGAGCAAGGGCAGTGGCGGCGCCGGCGGCGCTGGGGGGTCGGTCAGCGGGGGCGGCGGTGCCGGCGCCGGTGGCGGCGGTGCCAGCGGCGGCTCCGGCGCAACGGGCGGCAGCGCGGGCGCCAGCGGCGGCAGCGCGGGTGCGGGCGGCGCCAGCGGCGGCAGCGCAGGCAGCGATGGCGGCACGACCGATGCCAGTGACGCGGGCGACGCGGGCGGGATGGGCGTCTACGTCGATTGCGTGAACGGCAGCGACACCACCGGCAATGGCACGTTGAGCACGCCATTCAAGACCATCGAGAAGGCCGCCGGTGTCGCGGCGAAGGGTGACGTCGTCACCATTCTCGACGGCAAGTGCGACGAGACCACGGAGCCCAAATTCAACCAGGCCAACGGCACCGTCGACTTCCCGGATGGAGTCGGCGTCAAGGCGCAGAATGCCGGCAAGGTGACGCTGCAAGGAGGCACGCCCTTCCGTTCCGCCGGCTTCAAGTTCGTGGGCTCGGGCAGCGTCACGGGACTGTCCTTCGTGCGCTTCGGTCGAGCCATCTCCGCTTCGTCCGGAACGCTCGGCGTGCACGAGACTTCCTTCGACGACGTCTACCAGGGCCGACCGCTGGAGCTCAGCGGCAGCGTCGTCGCCACGCTGACGCCCGGAGCGCTGACCAACTACATCGGGACCAATCAGCACGGTATCGCGCTGCTCCAAGGCAGCGCCAAGCTGACCGTCACCGGGGGAGCAGTCAGCGGCGCGCTGGACTCCGGGATCTCCGGCGACTCCCTGTTCGCCGTTCGCGATGCGTCCGAGCTGGTGCTGACCGGGGTGACGCTCGCCGACAACAAGCTGAGCGGCATCGCGGCACGCAACACGGCCAAGGTCCGGGTCACGAGCTCGAGCACCATCAAGAACACGGCGTCGGTGGCGTGCTGTGGGCAGTCGTCCATCCGCCTGCAGGACACCGCCTTGCTCGAAGTAACCGACTCGAAGATCGAGGCAGCGCCGGCCCCCGCCATTCTCATCGACGACGTGTCCGCGACCGGATCGGCCAAACAGACCGTGAATCTCTCGAACAGCTCCATCACGGGCAGCACCCACGGCATCCTGTCTCTCTCGACCTCTGGAGCGCTCCCGACCGTCAGCCTCGACGGCGTGGCGATCGCGAACAACGGCACGGGGATCTCGCTTCAGTCGGGCGGCGTGCTGGTCATCAAGGCGAGCACCATCAACGACAACAAGACGCCGTGCGGGCCCGGCATCTACCTCGGTAAGGCCTCGGCGGTGAGCTCGCTCGAGCTGCGCTCGACGCAGGTCAAGAACAACTGCACCGCGGGCATCCAGTTCCTGGGCGCCGCAGGCTCGAGCATCGATCTCGGCCGCGGCAACTCGCTCGGGCAGAACACCATCACCGGCAACGGGACGTCCGGCGTCGGCGGCCTGACCGTGGAGACGGCGGCGGCCATCGTCGCCTACGCGGCGGGCAACACCTGGAATCCGAGCGTGCAGGCCGCCAGCGCTTCGGGCACGTACGCGGTCCCGACCGGGCAGAACAAGCTGGACGTGACCGGGGCGCAGATCGGCCAGAACTACGCGATCAAGGGCTCCGCTGCCGCCAGCATCGTGGTCCGCCTGGCGGAGAACGCCTGCATCCCGCAGGCGACCTGTAATTGA
- a CDS encoding sel1 repeat family protein: protein MTLRFALALCSAALALGAAADARAEEGGAWVTHENGEHRYIPAKEWQRERARAEAAARREAADNALACRRGEGFACSLLGSAYEDGRGVPKSAARAKARRTRAAALWSATCRRGDFAACAALADALETGQGVKRDPARAETLARLANRGFRKRCDAGDGDACHALGTQYILGAGVARSWDEQQRLYRRADELRRAACGRGAWAACRAAASQIGIGDGVPRDAAKAAELQARAVALAKTACSGGDQAACAYLRR from the coding sequence GTGACGCTCCGCTTCGCCCTCGCCCTGTGCTCGGCAGCGCTCGCGCTCGGAGCGGCGGCTGACGCCCGCGCCGAAGAAGGCGGCGCATGGGTGACCCATGAGAACGGCGAGCACCGTTACATCCCCGCCAAGGAATGGCAGAGAGAGCGCGCTCGCGCCGAGGCCGCCGCGCGCAGAGAGGCCGCCGACAACGCGCTCGCTTGCCGGCGCGGGGAGGGGTTCGCGTGCAGCCTGCTCGGCAGCGCGTATGAGGATGGCCGCGGTGTGCCGAAGAGCGCGGCTCGTGCCAAGGCCCGTCGAACGCGCGCCGCGGCGCTCTGGTCTGCGACCTGCCGTCGAGGGGACTTCGCCGCCTGCGCCGCGCTGGCGGACGCGTTGGAGACGGGGCAAGGCGTGAAGCGCGACCCTGCGCGGGCCGAGACGTTGGCCCGGCTGGCGAATCGGGGATTCCGCAAGCGCTGCGACGCCGGTGACGGAGACGCCTGTCACGCGCTGGGCACGCAGTACATCCTGGGCGCGGGCGTGGCGCGCAGCTGGGACGAGCAGCAACGGCTGTACCGCCGAGCGGACGAGCTGCGCCGGGCGGCCTGTGGCCGGGGCGCATGGGCAGCGTGCCGCGCCGCCGCTTCGCAGATTGGGATCGGCGACGGCGTGCCGCGCGACGCGGCGAAAGCCGCCGAGCTCCAGGCGCGGGCGGTCGCACTGGCAAAGACAGCCTGCAGCGGCGGCGACCAGGCGGCGTGCGCCTACCTTCGCCGTTAG
- a CDS encoding tetratricopeptide repeat protein, with protein MPNGTDRARALGLWEEGCELQARRRLDEAIECYRRSIELCPTAEAHTFLGWALSWQGRVDAAIEECERAIAVDPDFGNPYNDIGAYLIELGRLDEAIPWLERATRAKRYEPRHFPHLNLARVYAAQRQVTRALHELERALELHPSDPTALAMLGKLRRLN; from the coding sequence ATGCCGAACGGAACTGACCGTGCTCGCGCCCTGGGACTCTGGGAAGAGGGCTGCGAGCTCCAGGCGCGACGACGCCTCGACGAGGCCATCGAGTGCTATCGGCGCTCCATCGAGCTGTGTCCGACCGCGGAGGCTCACACCTTCCTGGGCTGGGCGCTCAGCTGGCAAGGGCGCGTGGACGCGGCCATCGAGGAGTGCGAGCGCGCCATCGCCGTCGATCCGGACTTCGGCAACCCGTACAACGACATCGGCGCGTACCTGATCGAGCTCGGGCGTCTCGACGAGGCCATTCCGTGGCTCGAGCGCGCGACCCGAGCCAAACGCTACGAGCCGCGGCACTTCCCCCACCTCAACCTGGCGCGCGTGTACGCCGCGCAGCGCCAGGTCACGCGAGCCCTGCACGAGCTCGAGCGCGCCCTCGAGCTCCACCCGAGCGACCCGACCGCGCTGGCGATGTTGGGGAAGCTCCGGCGCCTCAACTGA
- a CDS encoding NAD-dependent malic enzyme, whose translation MTDSLDDLAGAKAIETRKAGVWLLHNPSTNQGTAFDRAQRDELRVRGIVPYRVTTLEEQATAAIAQIRAKTTPLEQYIGLASLHDRNEVLFYRVLVDHVAELMPIVYTPTVGEACQKFSHIYRSARGLWITPDDVGDIPRVLRNSPYRDIRLIVATDNERILGLGDQGCGGMGIPIGKLALYVAGAGIHPSKCLPISLDVGTDNAELLADPLYLGYPKKRLRGADYDEFVEAFVRGVREVFPRAILQWEDFHKDRAFTLLERYRRRIVSFNDDIQGTASVAVAGMLASLRITRQRMADQRVVFLGAGAACTGIARLCALAMRDDGADEAGIRRALLAFDSHGLLHDGREMDEPHKKELAVPREALRAYGLDPDAKLSPVDVIRAVKPTILVGATARADTFTQEMLEAMAAHVERPLVLPLSNPTSKAECTPAQALAWTGGRAIVATGSPFADVEHGGRRHVIGQANNVFIFPGVGLGTAIAEAREVTTEMFHIASATLARFVSQERLDQGAVYPHQSDLRRASFEIACAVVRYASESNLGRRIHPDEVEDTVRRVVWEPRYVPVRHSEEAPPSRWV comes from the coding sequence ATGACCGACTCCCTGGATGACCTCGCCGGCGCCAAAGCGATCGAGACCCGCAAGGCCGGCGTCTGGCTCTTGCACAACCCGTCCACCAACCAAGGCACGGCCTTCGACCGCGCCCAGCGCGACGAGCTCCGCGTTCGCGGCATCGTGCCCTACCGAGTGACCACGCTGGAGGAGCAGGCCACCGCAGCCATCGCGCAAATTCGCGCCAAGACCACACCCCTCGAGCAGTACATCGGCCTGGCCAGCTTGCACGACCGCAACGAGGTGCTCTTCTACCGCGTGCTGGTGGACCACGTCGCGGAGCTGATGCCCATCGTGTACACGCCGACGGTCGGCGAGGCCTGCCAGAAGTTCAGCCACATCTACCGCAGCGCCCGCGGCCTCTGGATCACGCCGGACGACGTGGGCGACATCCCGCGCGTGCTCCGGAACTCCCCATACCGCGACATCCGACTGATCGTGGCGACGGACAACGAGCGCATCCTGGGCCTCGGCGATCAGGGCTGCGGAGGCATGGGCATCCCCATCGGCAAGCTGGCGCTCTACGTGGCCGGCGCCGGCATCCACCCTTCGAAGTGCCTGCCCATCAGCCTGGACGTCGGCACCGACAACGCGGAGTTGCTCGCCGATCCGCTCTACCTGGGCTACCCGAAGAAGCGCCTGCGCGGCGCGGACTACGACGAGTTCGTCGAGGCGTTCGTGCGCGGCGTCCGCGAGGTGTTCCCGCGCGCCATCCTGCAGTGGGAAGACTTCCACAAGGATCGCGCCTTCACCCTGCTGGAGCGCTACCGGCGGCGCATCGTGTCCTTCAACGACGACATCCAGGGCACGGCAAGCGTGGCCGTGGCCGGGATGCTGGCCTCGCTGCGCATCACGCGGCAGCGCATGGCCGACCAGCGCGTCGTGTTCCTGGGCGCCGGCGCAGCCTGCACCGGCATCGCCCGGCTGTGCGCCCTGGCCATGCGCGACGACGGCGCCGACGAGGCCGGCATCCGCCGCGCTCTGCTGGCCTTCGACAGCCACGGCCTGCTCCACGACGGCCGCGAGATGGACGAGCCCCACAAGAAGGAGCTCGCCGTCCCGCGCGAGGCGCTCCGCGCCTACGGCCTCGATCCAGACGCGAAGCTCTCGCCCGTAGACGTGATCCGCGCCGTGAAGCCGACCATCCTGGTCGGAGCCACCGCCCGCGCCGACACGTTCACCCAAGAGATGCTCGAGGCCATGGCGGCTCACGTCGAGCGCCCGCTGGTACTGCCGCTCAGCAACCCCACCAGCAAGGCGGAGTGCACGCCCGCACAGGCCCTGGCCTGGACCGGTGGTCGCGCCATCGTGGCGACCGGCAGCCCCTTCGCCGACGTCGAGCACGGCGGCCGCCGCCACGTGATCGGGCAGGCCAACAACGTCTTCATCTTCCCGGGCGTCGGCCTCGGCACCGCCATCGCGGAGGCTCGGGAGGTCACGACGGAGATGTTCCACATCGCCTCCGCCACCCTGGCCCGCTTCGTGTCTCAGGAGCGCCTCGACCAAGGCGCCGTGTACCCTCACCAGAGCGATCTGCGCCGCGCCAGCTTCGAGATCGCCTGCGCGGTAGTGCGCTACGCCAGCGAGAGCAACCTGGGCCGACGCATCCACCCCGACGAGGTCGAGGACACGGTGCGCCGCGTGGTCTGGGAGCCGCGCTACGTGCCGGTGCGGCACTCGGAAGAGGCGCCGCCGAGCCGCTGGGTGTAG
- a CDS encoding C1 family peptidase encodes MIHRRSVLFGALSVAVGVALTLGGAADADPPKAVAKAKPVAVKEKPIAAGAKLKQAIAGKPAYVEAKVQAALSYTAKGFPQLTLAKSKRKVTMERVDVPEPTPDKALLTAATALDPKLKAYQAYVAKPYFKFERPIKITVIPETTSHAGRQTTIKNQGGRGTCVAHAAMAGIESWYKWKSDATRDLSEQHAHEIFMAKESKKSCWDVGIQTWQAAGYLTTDRACANWAYTQALPACDVTVPATCTSTATHGHTATQLLFATAQGGSGTQVAENTNYLESILAAGNDIVFGVYVAGADWSDTTLDTGVIDVQLVGGNPAAAYAGHAMLMVGYNRPGNYFEMKNSWGADSGHAGYVRLSYEYVQTYAKYGYYITGATTP; translated from the coding sequence ATGATTCATCGTCGCTCGGTGCTGTTCGGTGCGCTGTCGGTAGCGGTGGGTGTGGCGCTGACGCTCGGGGGTGCAGCGGACGCGGATCCGCCGAAGGCCGTGGCGAAGGCGAAGCCCGTCGCGGTGAAGGAGAAGCCGATCGCGGCGGGCGCGAAGCTCAAGCAGGCCATCGCCGGTAAGCCCGCGTACGTGGAAGCCAAGGTCCAGGCGGCGCTGAGCTACACGGCGAAGGGCTTCCCGCAGCTGACGTTGGCCAAGAGCAAGCGCAAGGTGACCATGGAGCGCGTAGACGTTCCGGAGCCGACGCCGGACAAGGCGCTGCTCACAGCGGCAACGGCCCTCGACCCGAAGCTGAAGGCGTACCAAGCCTACGTCGCGAAGCCGTACTTCAAGTTCGAGCGGCCGATCAAGATCACCGTGATCCCCGAGACCACCAGCCACGCGGGCCGCCAGACGACGATCAAGAACCAGGGCGGTCGCGGAACCTGCGTAGCGCACGCGGCGATGGCTGGCATCGAGTCCTGGTACAAGTGGAAGAGCGACGCGACCCGGGATCTCTCGGAGCAACACGCCCACGAGATCTTCATGGCCAAGGAGAGCAAGAAGTCCTGCTGGGACGTGGGGATCCAGACCTGGCAGGCCGCCGGCTACCTGACCACCGATCGGGCCTGCGCCAACTGGGCCTACACCCAGGCGCTCCCGGCGTGCGACGTCACGGTGCCCGCAACCTGCACCAGCACCGCGACCCATGGGCACACGGCCACGCAGCTGCTCTTCGCCACCGCGCAGGGTGGCAGCGGGACTCAGGTCGCCGAGAACACGAACTACCTGGAGAGCATCCTGGCCGCCGGCAACGACATCGTGTTCGGCGTGTACGTCGCGGGCGCAGACTGGTCCGACACCACCCTCGACACCGGCGTCATCGACGTGCAGCTGGTCGGAGGCAACCCCGCCGCGGCATACGCGGGACACGCCATGCTGATGGTCGGCTACAACCGCCCGGGTAACTACTTCGAGATGAAGAACAGCTGGGGCGCGGACTCGGGCCACGCCGGCTACGTGCGGCTGAGCTACGAGTACGTGCAGACCTACGCGAAGTACGGGTACTACATCACGGGCGCGACGACGCCTTGA
- a CDS encoding DUF333 domain-containing protein, translating to MLASKARALLPLFLLGAPSCTPSPVARDAPASPSSVSPPAAAPSDSSVAQPLEASTSGLANPASVHCQKHGGTLEIVTEPAGEVGVCVFADGSRCGEWDFYRGRCSAGSCRDKTGKCSP from the coding sequence ATGTTGGCGTCGAAGGCGCGCGCGCTTCTGCCGTTGTTCCTTTTGGGAGCGCCGTCGTGCACGCCGAGCCCGGTCGCGCGCGACGCACCCGCGTCGCCGTCGTCGGTGAGCCCGCCTGCCGCCGCGCCTTCCGACAGCAGCGTGGCGCAGCCGCTCGAGGCTTCGACCTCGGGGCTCGCCAATCCGGCGTCCGTTCACTGCCAGAAGCACGGCGGCACGCTGGAGATCGTCACGGAGCCAGCCGGAGAGGTCGGCGTCTGCGTGTTCGCCGACGGGTCGCGCTGCGGCGAGTGGGATTTCTACCGCGGCCGTTGTTCGGCCGGAAGTTGTCGGGACAAGACCGGTAAGTGCTCGCCGTGA
- a CDS encoding TonB-dependent receptor codes for MRRSLAIWALALTTAAAQAQPAPEAPPRPNIVAPKVISDTVVDYPQGAKGDATVVLTLVVDRTGAVTSAVPNAPNEPFSSLAAERAKSWRFEPATRDGTPIVAKIRVEVVFREPEPEPEPVPQAEPEPAPAAKAKPEQIEVMVLGEHPEPSRTASLSRAEVRQIPGTFGDPFRAIEALPGVTPIVSGLPFFFIRGAPPGNVGYFLDGVRVPLLFHVGIGPSVVHPVLIDRVDLYPGGYPARFGRFAGGIVAGETTEPNPELHGEYNLRLFDAGAAVEAPFAAGRGTALVGGRYSYTAFILSVLSPETLLEYWDYQARATYDLTHDDRVGVFAFGSYDFLGQKTQGEPLTLFATEFHRVDLRYDRQLPRGRMRTAFTFGVDRSLVQQDRSVVSRLYGGRNEVEQRIDEHVRVRAGSDVMLETYGIELGSQVLSPAAARAAAFFPSRTDLSVGMRADAIISPHSAFAVTPGLRIDLYASEGQSAVGIDPRLATRTQVSERVSFLTALGIAHQPPAFVVPVPGFQPGGLRGGLQRAIQESMGVDLDLGDSTTFTATVFQNAFFNMSDPLGVTEPELDGCPPGSYPDDTIGGDFGAAPDNPPDCANRFDPGTLGPDRSGGGGQGADSRGGRRFAEVFEVRTLGASYGLELFLKRKMTKKLGGFLSYTLSRSTRSYGERKYVATFDRTHVANAALAYDLGRRWRAGSRVVFYTGLPKPPDPFDGSTRLPPFFRIDLRLEKRWQLTPTVWISAVAEAMNATLNKEAVQSECTLAGCEAEEIGPVTIPSIGVEGGF; via the coding sequence ATGCGGCGATCCCTGGCGATCTGGGCTCTCGCCCTGACCACCGCAGCAGCGCAGGCCCAGCCGGCGCCCGAGGCGCCGCCGCGGCCGAACATCGTCGCCCCGAAGGTCATCTCCGACACCGTCGTCGACTACCCGCAGGGCGCGAAGGGCGACGCCACGGTGGTGCTCACCCTGGTCGTGGACAGGACTGGCGCGGTCACCTCCGCGGTGCCGAACGCGCCGAACGAGCCGTTCTCGTCGCTGGCCGCGGAACGGGCGAAGAGCTGGAGGTTCGAGCCCGCCACGCGGGACGGCACGCCCATCGTCGCCAAGATCCGCGTCGAGGTGGTGTTCCGTGAGCCCGAGCCGGAGCCAGAGCCGGTCCCGCAGGCGGAGCCGGAGCCCGCGCCGGCGGCGAAGGCGAAACCAGAACAGATCGAGGTGATGGTCTTGGGCGAGCACCCGGAGCCGTCGCGCACTGCCTCGCTCTCGCGGGCGGAGGTGCGGCAGATCCCCGGCACTTTCGGCGATCCTTTCCGCGCCATCGAAGCCCTGCCCGGCGTCACTCCCATCGTCTCCGGCCTGCCGTTCTTCTTCATCCGCGGCGCGCCGCCGGGCAACGTCGGCTACTTCCTCGACGGCGTCCGCGTGCCGCTCTTGTTCCACGTCGGCATCGGCCCGTCGGTGGTGCACCCGGTGCTGATCGACCGCGTCGATCTGTATCCAGGCGGTTACCCCGCGCGCTTCGGCCGCTTCGCCGGCGGCATCGTGGCGGGCGAGACCACCGAGCCGAACCCGGAGCTGCACGGCGAGTACAACCTCCGGCTGTTCGACGCCGGCGCGGCGGTGGAAGCGCCGTTCGCCGCCGGCCGCGGCACGGCCCTGGTCGGCGGTCGCTACTCCTACACGGCGTTCATCCTCTCGGTGCTCTCCCCGGAGACGCTGCTCGAGTACTGGGACTACCAGGCCCGCGCCACCTACGATCTCACCCACGACGATCGGGTCGGCGTGTTCGCGTTCGGCTCCTACGATTTCTTGGGCCAGAAGACCCAGGGCGAGCCCCTCACGCTGTTCGCCACCGAGTTTCACCGCGTGGATCTGCGCTACGACCGCCAGCTCCCCCGGGGCAGGATGCGCACGGCTTTCACGTTCGGAGTCGATCGCTCGCTGGTGCAGCAGGATCGCTCGGTGGTCAGCCGGCTCTACGGCGGCCGCAACGAGGTGGAGCAGCGCATCGACGAGCACGTGCGCGTGCGCGCTGGCAGCGACGTGATGCTCGAGACCTACGGCATCGAGCTCGGCAGCCAGGTGCTCTCGCCGGCGGCGGCCCGTGCGGCGGCGTTCTTTCCCTCGCGCACCGATCTCTCGGTGGGCATGCGCGCCGACGCCATCATCTCGCCCCACTCCGCCTTCGCCGTGACGCCGGGCCTGCGCATCGACCTCTACGCCTCCGAGGGCCAGAGCGCGGTCGGCATCGACCCGCGTCTGGCCACCCGCACCCAGGTGAGCGAGCGCGTCAGCTTCCTGACTGCCCTGGGCATCGCCCACCAGCCGCCGGCGTTCGTGGTTCCGGTCCCGGGCTTTCAACCGGGGGGCCTGCGGGGCGGCCTGCAGCGCGCGATCCAGGAGAGCATGGGCGTCGATCTCGATCTGGGTGACTCCACCACCTTCACCGCGACGGTGTTCCAGAACGCCTTCTTCAACATGAGCGATCCCCTGGGAGTGACCGAGCCGGAGCTCGACGGCTGCCCGCCGGGCTCGTACCCGGACGACACCATCGGCGGCGACTTCGGCGCCGCCCCCGACAACCCGCCGGACTGCGCCAACCGCTTCGACCCCGGCACGCTCGGCCCCGACCGCAGCGGTGGCGGCGGGCAGGGCGCCGACAGCCGCGGCGGCCGGCGCTTCGCCGAGGTGTTCGAGGTGCGGACCCTCGGCGCTTCCTACGGCCTCGAGCTGTTCTTGAAGCGCAAGATGACCAAGAAGCTCGGCGGCTTTCTCTCCTACACGCTCTCTCGTTCGACCCGCAGCTACGGCGAGCGCAAGTACGTAGCGACCTTCGATCGCACCCACGTGGCCAACGCGGCGCTGGCCTACGATCTGGGGCGGCGCTGGCGCGCCGGCTCGCGGGTCGTGTTCTACACGGGCCTGCCCAAGCCCCCGGATCCGTTCGACGGCTCGACCCGACTGCCACCGTTCTTCCGCATCGACCTGCGCCTCGAGAAGCGCTGGCAGCTCACCCCCACGGTGTGGATCAGCGCCGTCGCCGAGGCCATGAACGCCACTCTCAACAAGGAAGCCGTGCAGAGCGAGTGCACGCTCGCGGGCTGCGAGGCCGAGGAGATCGGGCCCGTGACCATCCCCAGCATTGGTGTAGAAGGAGGATTCTGA